A genomic segment from Candidatus Brocadia sinica JPN1 encodes:
- a CDS encoding ArnT family glycosyltransferase: protein METKLNRHSTERLTKKDIPFLLGLIVIGLVLFLFYTWSMPLIDPDEPRYASTASDMVMNNNWIVPHFNGAPRINKPPLFYWAIAISYKIFGISEFSARLPATLAAIGTVLITYLWGRQLEDRKNGFWAGVMLMVSPLFFFVSRLCITDMLLTFFVSASLYLFFIEYTEANKNNLRRLFLYFLLSMVFLVKGPVGLLLFILIAIGFLLWIRDFQSIRRLWYLPGFLLFLGIICAWGIPFWLSLGTKQIFTLLSQEMSGRFVSGYAHPQPFYYYVPVFFMGFFPWSLFVFIPFLHIQKQRQSMPAEEKRQVYFFCSWFILTLIFFSLSHSKLMTYILPVSPSIALLTKSLSRWETKDTFGNSYLWTLWLALFVSATIPLALIFIMLKWTPTVSGLSTIHMVIPIVVLFVGTLVSLYTFFRRRHFLQIIKVFCFTNCLILGITMAYSVKYLGTFRSTKDIVEHCLSDKKNYVLFSYGRIKPSLVFYSGKNVLEIEADTRLEKLISAQECPLYVVMSIHDYQKKQEWIHKNKLHAVCQNNTHVILENTL, encoded by the coding sequence ATGGAAACAAAACTGAATCGGCATTCTACGGAAAGGTTAACAAAAAAGGACATTCCTTTTCTCTTAGGCTTAATCGTAATTGGCCTTGTTCTGTTCCTATTTTATACATGGTCGATGCCGCTCATTGATCCAGATGAACCTCGTTATGCCTCTACAGCGAGCGATATGGTGATGAACAACAACTGGATTGTGCCGCACTTTAATGGAGCTCCGCGTATTAATAAGCCTCCGCTTTTTTATTGGGCCATTGCCATATCCTATAAAATATTCGGGATAAGCGAATTCAGTGCACGATTACCTGCAACACTGGCAGCCATAGGCACGGTATTGATTACCTATCTATGGGGGAGGCAACTTGAAGACCGTAAAAATGGATTTTGGGCTGGAGTGATGCTGATGGTCAGCCCACTGTTCTTTTTCGTTTCCCGGTTATGTATTACAGATATGCTATTAACCTTTTTTGTCAGTGCCAGCCTTTACCTTTTCTTCATTGAATATACGGAAGCTAATAAAAACAACCTCAGGAGGTTATTCCTTTACTTTCTCCTGAGTATGGTTTTTCTGGTAAAAGGGCCGGTAGGTCTCTTGTTGTTTATCCTGATCGCCATTGGTTTTCTCTTATGGATACGCGATTTTCAATCTATCAGGAGGCTTTGGTATCTGCCAGGATTCCTGCTTTTCCTGGGTATTATTTGTGCGTGGGGTATTCCCTTCTGGTTATCCCTTGGCACAAAACAAATCTTTACATTACTCTCGCAGGAGATGTCAGGCAGATTTGTCAGCGGCTATGCCCATCCACAACCTTTTTATTATTATGTACCGGTATTTTTCATGGGATTTTTCCCCTGGTCGCTGTTTGTATTTATTCCTTTTCTACATATCCAAAAACAAAGACAAAGTATGCCGGCAGAAGAAAAAAGACAGGTGTATTTTTTCTGTTCCTGGTTCATACTTACCTTAATCTTTTTTTCTCTGTCTCACTCGAAATTGATGACCTATATCCTTCCCGTTTCCCCTTCCATTGCATTGCTGACCAAGTCACTTTCCCGATGGGAAACGAAAGACACCTTTGGAAACAGCTACTTATGGACATTGTGGCTTGCGCTATTCGTGTCCGCAACGATTCCCCTTGCACTAATTTTTATCATGCTAAAATGGACGCCAACGGTGAGCGGTTTATCCACAATTCATATGGTCATTCCCATTGTTGTGCTTTTCGTTGGGACATTGGTGTCACTCTACACTTTCTTCAGGAGGAGGCATTTTCTCCAAATCATAAAGGTCTTTTGTTTCACCAATTGTTTAATCCTTGGTATCACCATGGCATATTCAGTGAAATACTTAGGAACCTTTCGGTCCACAAAGGATATTGTGGAACACTGTCTTTCAGACAAGAAGAATTATGTGCTTTTCAGTTACGGAAGAATTAAACCGAGTCTTGTCTTTTACAGTGGGAAAAATGTGCTAGAAATAGAGGCAGATACCAGATTAGAAAAACTTATTTCTGCTCAGGAATGTCCTCTTTATGTCGTGATGAGCATACATGATTATCAAAAAAAACAGGAATGGATTCATAAAAATAAATTACATGCCGTATGTCAGAATAATACGCATGTTATATTAGAAAATACCTTATAA
- a CDS encoding aminotransferase class I/II-fold pyridoxal phosphate-dependent enzyme, with product MRSKFLPFSVPTITEDDIAAVAEVFRSGWITTGQKAADFEKKFAEYIGCPAAVALTSATGGMHVTFNALDIGPGDEVITPSMTWVSTVNLAVLAGARPVFVDVNRDTLMVSVTSIAAAMTSRTKVIVPVHFAGSAVDMDPILELAKKHGVAVVEDAAHAAGTFYKGRHVGKTGTSIFSFHPIKNMTTVEGGMFCSDDAALVERIRRLKFHGLGVDAFDRQMQGRSPQAEVLEPGYKYNMTDISAVLGLRQLARLEEFNTKRTDLAMLYRKRLAEIDELLPLADVKYPVRHAWHLFIVRLDTDKAGMSRDDFMKELKARNIGTGIHFRAVHLQKYYLEKMGMRRGILPNTEWNSDRICSLPLFPNMTGQDVDDVVNTIKEVLRK from the coding sequence ATGAGAAGTAAGTTTCTACCATTTTCAGTGCCGACTATTACCGAAGATGACATCGCCGCAGTGGCGGAGGTCTTTCGTTCCGGCTGGATAACCACCGGCCAAAAGGCGGCCGATTTTGAAAAGAAGTTCGCGGAGTACATTGGCTGTCCTGCCGCGGTCGCTCTTACATCGGCAACTGGTGGCATGCACGTCACTTTCAATGCCCTCGACATAGGCCCGGGTGATGAGGTCATTACGCCCTCAATGACATGGGTATCGACCGTGAATCTGGCGGTTTTGGCAGGGGCAAGGCCGGTCTTTGTTGACGTAAATCGCGACACACTGATGGTTTCCGTCACATCCATCGCGGCTGCGATGACATCGAGGACAAAGGTGATAGTTCCCGTTCATTTCGCCGGCTCTGCAGTCGATATGGACCCCATCCTGGAGTTGGCAAAGAAGCACGGTGTGGCTGTCGTCGAAGATGCAGCCCATGCAGCAGGCACATTCTACAAGGGCCGCCATGTCGGCAAGACCGGCACCTCGATATTCTCTTTTCACCCGATAAAAAACATGACTACCGTCGAGGGCGGGATGTTCTGCTCTGACGATGCGGCACTGGTCGAACGTATCCGACGGCTAAAGTTCCATGGACTTGGCGTAGACGCGTTCGACAGGCAGATGCAAGGACGCTCTCCGCAGGCGGAGGTGCTGGAGCCTGGGTATAAGTACAACATGACGGACATCTCGGCTGTGCTGGGACTGAGGCAGCTTGCCCGGCTGGAAGAGTTCAATACCAAACGCACTGACCTTGCGATGCTGTATCGCAAGCGTTTGGCGGAGATAGATGAATTGCTTCCTCTTGCGGACGTGAAGTATCCCGTCAGGCACGCATGGCACCTCTTTATTGTGCGCCTCGATACGGACAAGGCAGGTATGAGTCGCGATGACTTTATGAAGGAACTGAAGGCACGCAATATCGGCACGGGCATTCATTTTCGTGCCGTACACCTGCAGAAGTATTATCTCGAAAAGATGGGAATGCGCCGCGGCATACTTCCCAATACCGAATGGAATTCCGACCGTATCTGTTCGCTGCCCCTTTTTCCCAATATGACCGGGCAGGATGTTGACGATGTGGTTAACACCATCAAGGAAGTTCTGAGGAAGTGA
- the arnA gene encoding bifunctional UDP-4-amino-4-deoxy-L-arabinose formyltransferase/UDP-glucuronic acid oxidase ArnA → MKAVVLAYHNIGCIGIEALMRNGIEIVAVFTHKEDPAENIWFSSVAELAASKNISVFAPDDINHPIWVHRIRQFKPDIIFSFYYRNMVKPAILDIPSQGCLNLHGSLLPKYRGRCPINWALIHGEQETGVTLHYMTPNPDDGDIVCQKKFAITVDDTPKSLFEKSAAASAALLDEILPKLENGNAPRYQQDHSKATYFSGRRPADGEIDWKKPAHDIRNLIRAVTHPYPGAFSYIGESKYVFWAASEIKQRRSSKVVPGTILSLDPLVVACGKDILRIDYGQIDGGIYMSGAQMARDLNLVEGLKFGPSASRRAEMTTKKKVLILGVNGFIGNFFSERLLQDGRYEVYGMDLYSNHIQNLLNRPGFHFEEGDISIHGDWIEYHVKKCDIVLPLVAIATPIEYTRNPLRVFELDFEQNLRVVRYCVKYKRRIIFPSTSEVYGMCDDPDFDEDDSRLILGPIRMQRWIYSCSKQLLDRVIWAYGAKEGLKFTLFRPFNWIGPKLDSLKSARIGSSRAITQLILNLLQGTPIQLIDGGLQKRCFTDVSDGIEALFRIVENKDHNCDGRIINIGNPENEASIKELAEMLLEKFEKHPLRSKFPPFAGFRILESASYYGAGYQDVQHRKPSIKNARKLLGWNPVVMLNDSVEKTLDFFIRESVESGEIDTGNGD, encoded by the coding sequence ATGAAAGCAGTTGTCCTCGCATATCACAACATCGGTTGTATCGGCATCGAGGCATTGATGAGAAACGGCATCGAGATAGTCGCCGTCTTCACTCATAAGGAAGACCCGGCAGAGAACATCTGGTTCAGTTCGGTGGCAGAGTTGGCTGCTTCGAAAAATATCTCCGTCTTTGCCCCTGACGACATCAACCATCCCATCTGGGTGCACAGGATACGGCAGTTCAAGCCCGATATCATTTTCTCGTTCTACTACCGCAACATGGTCAAGCCAGCCATTCTCGATATCCCCTCCCAAGGCTGCCTGAACCTGCATGGCTCTCTCCTGCCAAAGTATCGTGGCCGCTGCCCTATCAACTGGGCACTCATCCACGGCGAGCAGGAGACCGGCGTTACGCTCCATTACATGACCCCAAATCCCGATGACGGCGATATCGTCTGCCAGAAGAAATTTGCCATCACCGTGGACGACACACCAAAGAGCCTCTTCGAAAAGTCCGCCGCGGCATCGGCCGCTCTGCTCGATGAAATACTGCCCAAGTTAGAGAACGGCAATGCCCCCCGCTATCAGCAGGACCATTCGAAGGCAACCTATTTCAGCGGCCGCCGCCCTGCCGACGGCGAGATAGACTGGAAGAAGCCAGCGCACGACATAAGGAATCTCATCCGCGCTGTCACTCACCCGTACCCCGGGGCATTCAGCTACATCGGCGAGAGCAAGTACGTCTTCTGGGCAGCCTCGGAAATAAAACAACGCCGCAGCAGCAAGGTCGTGCCAGGAACCATCCTCTCTCTTGACCCGCTGGTGGTTGCCTGCGGCAAGGATATCCTGCGTATCGACTACGGCCAGATCGATGGCGGTATCTATATGAGTGGCGCCCAGATGGCTCGCGACCTTAATCTCGTTGAGGGTCTCAAGTTCGGACCCAGCGCCAGCCGCCGTGCCGAGATGACGACGAAAAAGAAGGTGCTCATCCTCGGCGTCAATGGCTTCATAGGCAACTTCTTCAGCGAGCGGCTCCTGCAGGACGGCAGGTATGAGGTCTACGGCATGGACCTCTATTCCAACCACATTCAAAATCTTTTGAACAGGCCGGGCTTCCACTTTGAGGAAGGCGACATTTCCATCCACGGCGATTGGATAGAGTATCATGTCAAGAAATGCGATATCGTATTGCCTCTGGTGGCCATCGCTACGCCCATAGAATACACGCGCAACCCGCTACGGGTTTTTGAGCTTGACTTTGAGCAGAATCTCCGCGTCGTCAGGTACTGCGTCAAGTATAAAAGACGCATAATCTTCCCCTCGACATCCGAGGTTTACGGCATGTGCGACGATCCGGATTTCGACGAAGATGATTCCCGTCTTATCCTGGGGCCCATCCGCATGCAGCGATGGATATACTCCTGCTCCAAGCAGCTTCTGGACCGCGTCATCTGGGCCTATGGCGCTAAAGAGGGCCTGAAGTTCACACTCTTTCGCCCGTTCAACTGGATAGGGCCGAAGCTCGACAGCCTTAAGAGCGCCCGCATTGGCAGCTCCCGGGCCATCACGCAGCTCATCCTCAATCTCCTGCAGGGCACGCCCATTCAGCTCATTGACGGCGGTCTCCAGAAACGCTGCTTTACGGATGTCTCCGATGGCATTGAGGCCCTCTTCCGCATTGTAGAGAACAAGGACCACAACTGTGACGGCCGCATAATAAACATAGGGAACCCGGAGAACGAGGCAAGCATCAAGGAGCTTGCAGAAATGCTGCTTGAGAAATTCGAGAAGCATCCGCTGCGGTCCAAGTTCCCACCGTTCGCCGGTTTCCGCATCCTCGAAAGCGCCTCGTACTATGGTGCTGGATACCAGGATGTGCAGCACCGCAAACCCAGCATCAAGAACGCCAGGAAGCTGCTTGGCTGGAACCCTGTCGTAATGCTGAATGATTCCGTTGAGAAGACGCTGGATTTCTTCATCAGGGAATCTGTCGAATCAGGTGAAATAGATACGGGCAATGGCGACTGA
- the arnD gene encoding 4-deoxy-4-formamido-L-arabinose-phosphoundecaprenol deformylase yields MTTKVGLRVDIDTFRGTRLGVPALCKLFDEREVKASFFFSVGQDNMGRHLWRLLRPAFLWKMLRTRAASLYGWDIIFQGIFWPGPIIGKKLAPQIRLAVRRGHEIGLHAWDHQAWQAHIDTMTAEDIRLVLRRGFYMLTDITGTPPTCSAVPAWKCTDNVLLAKAEFPFVYNSDCRGTSIFRPVVDGKALSQPQIPVTLPTYDEAIGKNGITPANYNEFMLSQIKPGGLNVLTIHAEVEGIACAMLFADFLEAAKGRGISFVPLGDLLKDARHIVSGMMTRSPFPGREGWVSFQGDLQREKPACHDRRQ; encoded by the coding sequence ATGACGACAAAAGTTGGCCTCAGAGTTGATATTGACACGTTCCGGGGGACGCGACTCGGCGTCCCGGCTCTCTGCAAGCTCTTCGATGAGCGCGAAGTCAAAGCATCGTTCTTCTTCTCGGTAGGCCAGGACAACATGGGTCGTCATCTCTGGCGGCTGCTCAGACCTGCATTCCTTTGGAAGATGCTGCGGACGCGGGCTGCGAGTCTTTACGGCTGGGACATTATCTTTCAGGGTATCTTTTGGCCAGGCCCCATCATTGGAAAGAAGCTGGCTCCCCAGATTCGCCTTGCCGTCCGGCGTGGCCACGAAATCGGTCTGCACGCATGGGACCATCAGGCATGGCAGGCCCACATCGATACCATGACTGCGGAGGATATCCGTCTTGTTCTCCGCAGGGGCTTTTATATGCTCACCGACATAACAGGCACACCGCCGACCTGCTCGGCTGTACCGGCGTGGAAGTGCACGGATAACGTCCTGCTGGCAAAGGCAGAATTTCCATTCGTGTATAACAGCGACTGCCGGGGCACCAGCATCTTCCGGCCTGTCGTGGATGGCAAAGCTCTCTCACAACCGCAGATACCCGTCACCCTGCCGACCTATGACGAGGCCATCGGCAAGAATGGCATCACCCCCGCCAACTATAACGAGTTCATGCTTTCGCAGATTAAGCCCGGCGGCCTGAATGTCCTGACCATACACGCCGAAGTCGAAGGCATCGCCTGCGCCATGCTGTTCGCGGACTTTCTTGAGGCTGCTAAAGGGCGGGGCATATCATTCGTTCCTCTCGGGGATCTTCTCAAGGATGCGAGGCATATCGTTTCCGGAATGATGACCAGGTCTCCTTTTCCTGGCCGCGAAGGCTGGGTCTCTTTCCAGGGCGATCTGCAACGAGAGAAGCCCGCCTGCCATGACCGGAGACAGTGA
- a CDS encoding glycosyltransferase, whose translation MDSLVSVVIPVYNEEHNLEDLVRRCLAACSQMKRPFEVILVDDGSRDKSASMISEAGVRHGGKIVGVLLNRNYGQHSAVMAGFSESRGEVIVTLDADLQNPPEEIPRLVAKMDEGYDVVASQRENRQDPLFRKIASKLINKAAQKSTGVTMTDYGCMLRAYRRHIVDAMLQCHERSTFIPILANSFARRTAEIPVGHSERMKGESKYSLWKLINLQFDLLTSMTMFPLRMLSIIGIVVAALGIGFGIMLLVMRSVHGPEWAAQGVFTLFSILFIFIGAQFVGMGLLGEYIGRIYSDVRARPRYFVQQVVGREKDSDVPRVKKGSDVKI comes from the coding sequence ATGGACTCGTTAGTTTCTGTCGTCATCCCCGTGTATAACGAGGAACACAACCTCGAAGATCTGGTCAGGCGGTGTCTTGCTGCCTGCTCGCAGATGAAAAGACCATTCGAGGTCATACTTGTGGACGATGGTAGTCGTGACAAATCTGCCTCGATGATCTCGGAAGCAGGCGTAAGACACGGTGGCAAGATAGTTGGTGTGCTCCTCAACAGAAACTACGGCCAGCATTCAGCCGTCATGGCGGGCTTTTCCGAGTCACGGGGAGAGGTCATAGTAACACTTGATGCTGACCTGCAAAATCCGCCAGAGGAGATACCCAGGCTCGTCGCCAAAATGGATGAAGGCTACGACGTTGTCGCCAGCCAGCGGGAGAACCGTCAGGACCCGCTTTTTCGCAAGATCGCATCGAAGCTCATCAACAAGGCTGCCCAGAAGTCAACCGGTGTAACGATGACTGATTACGGCTGCATGCTCCGCGCATATCGCCGCCATATCGTTGATGCCATGCTCCAGTGCCATGAGCGAAGCACGTTCATCCCCATCCTTGCCAACAGCTTTGCCCGCAGGACGGCGGAGATACCTGTCGGGCACTCCGAACGCATGAAGGGTGAGTCGAAATACAGCCTCTGGAAACTCATCAATCTGCAGTTTGACCTGTTGACGAGCATGACGATGTTCCCTCTTCGAATGCTCAGCATAATAGGCATAGTAGTTGCCGCTCTTGGCATAGGTTTCGGTATCATGCTGCTGGTAATGCGTTCAGTGCATGGGCCTGAATGGGCTGCACAGGGCGTCTTCACGTTGTTCTCAATTCTCTTCATCTTCATCGGCGCCCAGTTCGTAGGAATGGGGCTGCTGGGGGAGTATATCGGCCGCATTTACAGCGATGTCCGCGCCAGACCGCGCTACTTTGTGCAGCAGGTCGTCGGCAGAGAAAAAGACAGTGACGTCCCGCGCGTCAAGAAAGGATCTGATGTGAAAATATGA
- a CDS encoding ArnT family glycosyltransferase, which yields MNRKQNGFAERYERLDIVILVLSCVLVFYALGDRALWGAEGRWAEITREMLLTGDYFHPTINGEPYFDKPLVTYWFIAAISLISGTLNEFVVRLPSAIAGIAAVWATLRLGRRLWSPEVGRIAAMILLTSYGLISQSRMAAADTENLATVMLAILWYWSRRDKLNFTTFLVLYLITFAGSLCKGPVAAVVTAIGILPDAIAGKRWKAFLRPASLFALAIGIAIYFAPFIWSSKTNPVSYTSSGLVLVWQENIQRFFSPFDHKAPMYTYIHSVPMLILPWAPVFITALIAGAKYFARLDKNAHWLIKVIVLIFVFFTLSGSRRSYYILPIIPFCALLTAVILTSMKEFSPSRIIPVGFNIQKGILFGAAVLELAVFLVLLIVPPRSAGVSLVGISLVGILVALAAIAAALVTSRTARLLTVQPEEKAFIPLAAVAFVVMGGFFCVQQNTLEECRSERQFISEIQSAMAWIPSDRIVLMYKGEVDAKMVFYLGKGSPVTLLRYKDKYAGEPDPDKMAIMSFLQSDRLGALIAQVRYVAALPTELSRLLPAVPTFEEKPLPFESKDSRQERWGVWLLNSQNTTPSRGDKTTNEK from the coding sequence ATGAATAGAAAACAGAACGGATTTGCTGAAAGATACGAGCGGCTCGATATAGTAATACTCGTCCTGTCCTGCGTGCTCGTATTCTATGCCCTCGGCGACCGCGCGCTTTGGGGCGCAGAGGGCCGGTGGGCCGAGATAACGAGAGAAATGCTGCTCACAGGCGACTATTTCCACCCGACCATCAACGGCGAGCCGTATTTCGACAAGCCGCTGGTTACCTACTGGTTTATTGCCGCGATATCCCTTATTTCTGGCACACTGAACGAGTTTGTAGTCCGCCTGCCGAGCGCGATTGCTGGCATAGCTGCGGTGTGGGCAACCCTTAGGCTTGGCCGACGGCTGTGGTCGCCCGAGGTCGGCCGTATTGCCGCGATGATACTGCTGACAAGCTACGGCCTCATATCCCAGTCGCGCATGGCTGCGGCCGACACGGAGAATCTCGCAACCGTTATGCTAGCAATACTCTGGTACTGGTCGAGGCGTGATAAACTCAACTTCACCACGTTTTTAGTACTCTACCTAATTACCTTCGCCGGTTCGCTCTGCAAAGGTCCGGTGGCGGCGGTCGTAACTGCCATAGGTATCTTACCCGACGCCATAGCCGGCAAGAGATGGAAGGCGTTCCTCCGTCCTGCGTCGCTCTTTGCCCTTGCCATAGGCATTGCAATTTACTTTGCCCCCTTCATTTGGTCGTCAAAGACTAACCCAGTATCTTATACTTCCAGCGGACTGGTCCTCGTTTGGCAGGAGAACATCCAGCGGTTCTTCTCGCCCTTCGACCACAAGGCGCCCATGTACACGTATATTCATTCGGTGCCCATGCTCATCCTGCCGTGGGCGCCAGTCTTCATCACAGCCCTCATTGCCGGAGCGAAGTACTTCGCGAGACTGGACAAGAATGCACACTGGCTGATCAAGGTCATTGTCCTGATATTTGTTTTCTTCACCCTTTCCGGTTCGCGGCGCAGTTACTATATCCTGCCTATCATCCCTTTCTGCGCACTTCTGACCGCCGTCATTCTGACGAGCATGAAGGAGTTTAGTCCTTCCCGCATTATTCCTGTGGGGTTCAATATCCAGAAGGGAATCCTCTTCGGTGCAGCAGTCCTTGAGCTTGCAGTCTTCCTGGTGCTTCTTATAGTTCCACCCAGGAGTGCCGGGGTTTCGCTTGTTGGTATTTCTCTTGTCGGTATACTCGTAGCCCTGGCAGCGATAGCGGCTGCATTAGTTACATCAAGAACCGCTCGCCTCCTGACAGTGCAGCCGGAGGAGAAGGCATTCATACCCCTGGCAGCAGTGGCGTTTGTTGTGATGGGCGGATTCTTCTGCGTGCAGCAAAATACCCTTGAGGAATGCAGGTCAGAACGTCAGTTTATCTCCGAAATTCAAAGCGCTATGGCATGGATACCGTCCGACCGCATCGTCCTGATGTATAAAGGAGAGGTCGATGCAAAAATGGTATTCTATCTGGGTAAAGGATCACCCGTAACACTTCTTAGATACAAGGACAAGTACGCTGGCGAACCGGACCCTGACAAAATGGCCATCATGTCGTTCCTGCAAAGCGACCGGCTTGGGGCGCTTATCGCTCAGGTGAGATATGTGGCGGCACTTCCCACAGAGTTATCACGCCTTTTGCCTGCCGTGCCAACATTCGAAGAAAAGCCCCTGCCGTTTGAATCAAAGGATTCGCGGCAGGAAAGATGGGGGGTATGGCTCCTGAACAGTCAAAATACAACGCCAAGTAGAGGAGACAAGACGACCAATGAGAAGTAA
- a CDS encoding glycosyltransferase family 87 protein — MLQIYSYQFRNEAKWSNDEMNLKANPQNRTYKLLIVIFAVIILVFSILPVCNYFRGSTKDYDRFYQTGQSVLSGGDIYVKGGQTFQFMYPPTAAILYALMSMFGLLPMIVIFVIANSALWMVSIFLSVYLTTGKILQQHPLLYLAPTACCIPFVWDIYQLGQPNLLLLVCMLGAFVYLQLKKEWHAGVFIAFAASLKAFPILSLVYLLYRRRWKAALSTVVFLVFFLVVLPIPFRGFQRNLQDLITWNKGMVLHYDTDSIAQRPGRGYSWKNQSLIAVANRLLRPVDAFHSKTRPVYVNLATLEFKYLNVIIIATALGLCLFYITSMPHSAQRTMHTDSIEYAMLLILILIFTPLSFTYFYVWLLYPLMVAVHILLAMPYPSRARNLTLIWFLVCLLLLSFMLPIPGFRWLAAIGSTLYACVLLLGGLGWKLRQL, encoded by the coding sequence ATGCTACAAATCTATTCCTATCAATTCAGGAACGAAGCAAAATGGAGCAATGATGAGATGAATCTAAAAGCCAATCCACAGAATCGCACCTATAAACTCCTTATCGTAATATTTGCAGTTATTATCCTGGTGTTTTCCATATTACCTGTTTGTAACTATTTTCGCGGCAGCACCAAGGACTACGACAGGTTTTATCAAACAGGACAGAGTGTGCTTTCCGGCGGGGATATTTATGTCAAGGGAGGTCAAACATTCCAGTTTATGTACCCACCGACCGCGGCCATTCTTTACGCTCTTATGAGTATGTTTGGTTTACTCCCAATGATTGTGATTTTTGTCATTGCAAATTCGGCGTTATGGATGGTGAGTATTTTTTTGTCAGTGTATCTGACGACCGGAAAGATATTGCAGCAACATCCCCTTCTCTATCTGGCGCCAACCGCATGCTGCATCCCGTTTGTCTGGGATATTTATCAATTGGGACAACCAAATCTGTTGCTGCTGGTATGCATGCTCGGTGCATTTGTTTACCTTCAATTGAAAAAGGAGTGGCATGCCGGCGTTTTCATCGCTTTTGCAGCTTCACTTAAGGCATTCCCCATCCTTTCCCTGGTATATCTGCTCTATCGGCGACGCTGGAAAGCGGCATTATCTACCGTGGTGTTTCTGGTCTTTTTTCTCGTTGTATTGCCTATTCCGTTTCGTGGCTTCCAACGCAACCTTCAGGATCTTATAACCTGGAACAAAGGCATGGTTTTGCATTATGATACCGATTCGATTGCCCAACGTCCCGGCCGCGGGTACAGTTGGAAAAACCAATCCCTCATTGCCGTTGCAAACAGGCTGTTACGTCCTGTAGACGCTTTTCACTCAAAAACCAGGCCTGTTTACGTAAATCTAGCAACTCTTGAATTTAAATACCTTAATGTAATTATCATAGCTACGGCTCTTGGTCTTTGTCTCTTTTATATCACCTCAATGCCGCACTCTGCACAGCGAACTATGCACACCGATTCGATTGAATATGCTATGCTGCTGATATTAATTTTGATCTTTACGCCGCTTTCATTTACGTACTTTTATGTTTGGCTTTTATATCCGCTCATGGTCGCTGTCCATATCCTGCTGGCCATGCCCTACCCGTCCCGGGCAAGGAATTTGACGCTCATCTGGTTTTTGGTGTGTCTCCTGCTCCTCAGCTTTATGTTGCCAATACCAGGATTTCGCTGGCTTGCGGCAATCGGCAGTACCTTGTATGCGTGCGTGTTATTGCTGGGAGGGCTTGGCTGGAAGCTGAGGCAGTTATGA